From the genome of Mycetocola spongiae, one region includes:
- a CDS encoding DUF4031 domain-containing protein — protein MTILIDDPMWPNHGTFWAHLVSDSSLRELHEFAAANRIPRRGFDLDHYDVPMDSRAALIAAGAEPVSPKELTRRLIASGLRVTERERRAARALPGTA, from the coding sequence ATGACAATCCTTATTGATGACCCGATGTGGCCCAATCACGGCACATTCTGGGCGCATCTGGTGAGCGATTCCTCGCTCCGGGAGCTGCATGAATTTGCCGCGGCAAACCGGATTCCGCGGCGCGGTTTTGACCTGGATCACTATGACGTGCCGATGGACTCGCGCGCGGCCCTGATCGCCGCGGGGGCCGAGCCCGTCTCCCCCAAGGAACTCACGCGGCGCCTGATCGCCAGCGGGCTGCGGGTGACCGAGCGCGAGCGCCGCGCCGCACGCGCACTCCCCGGCACGGCCTAG
- a CDS encoding TetR/AcrR family transcriptional regulator has protein sequence MHTDSPSASLRRLPRQDRSGKRVELILDTLAELIDEVGYAALTPTLVAKRAGMSGPGIYRYFDGLHAIGQALAARNRERLIAATREHLARPGGDWETSMAEVIGLYAVFFRTEPGFRWMRLGDALDRSLDDNAATNRTVFAAELTEIFSVRFEVSPRADLLRHVEVAVEIADSLTARAFESTPEGDAFYIRECATVIVGYLRDYLARTLPAENPA, from the coding sequence GTGCACACCGATTCACCATCCGCCTCCCTGCGCCGCCTGCCGCGCCAGGACCGCAGTGGAAAGCGCGTGGAACTCATCCTGGATACCCTCGCCGAACTGATCGACGAGGTCGGATATGCCGCACTCACCCCGACGCTGGTAGCCAAGCGCGCGGGAATGTCGGGCCCCGGAATCTACCGCTATTTTGACGGCCTCCACGCGATCGGCCAGGCGCTCGCGGCGCGGAATCGGGAACGACTGATCGCCGCGACTCGGGAACACCTCGCCCGACCCGGGGGCGACTGGGAAACCTCGATGGCCGAGGTCATCGGCCTCTATGCCGTGTTTTTCCGCACCGAGCCGGGCTTTCGCTGGATGCGGCTGGGCGATGCACTGGATCGCAGCCTGGATGATAATGCCGCCACCAACCGCACGGTGTTTGCCGCCGAGCTGACCGAAATATTCTCCGTGCGCTTTGAGGTGTCCCCGCGCGCCGATCTGCTGCGCCACGTGGAGGTCGCGGTGGAGATCGCCGATAGCCTCACCGCGCGCGCCTTTGAATCCACCCCCGAGGGCGATGCGTTTTATATCCGGGAGTGCGCCACGGTGATCGTGGGATATCTGCGCGATTATCTGGCCCGGACGCTCCCCGCGGAAAACCCGGCCTAG
- the obgE gene encoding GTPase ObgE — MTTFVDQITLHLSAGNGGDGCISVKREKFKPLAGPDGGSGGNGGDIVLVVDPQTTTLLNYHRSPHRRSENGGPGMGDYRGGTHGPELVLPVPVGTMVKTLDGELLADLIEPGSRFVVAEGGIGGLGNNQLANSKRKAPGFALLGTPGQELDVVLELKTVADVALVGYPSAGKSSLIAAMSAAKPKIADYPFTTLHPNLGVVDSGDVRYTIADVPGLIEGASEGKGLGLEFLRHVERCAALLHVLDCATLEPGRDPLTDLDVILGELAAYPVPEGQKPLQERPQLIALNKIDVPEGRELAEFVKPELEARGYRVFLISSVSREGLTQLNYALAEIVEESRAEYLAKVEAQPRIILRPRAVDRREFSIRVEGGSYGALYRVLGEKPFRWVQQTDFNNDEAVGYLADRLNKLGVEDGLFKAGAVGGSAVIIGEGEGVVFDWEPTMSSAAEIMSMPRGTDTRLDEKNRPTSKQRRTEYLAKMDAKEAARQAQRREGESGFWDVDAENEEEAIMAARQADADRAAERDTE; from the coding sequence GTGACTACGTTTGTTGATCAGATCACGCTGCACCTGAGCGCCGGAAATGGCGGAGACGGCTGTATCTCGGTAAAGCGAGAGAAATTTAAGCCCCTCGCCGGCCCGGACGGCGGCAGCGGCGGCAACGGTGGCGATATCGTCCTCGTTGTTGACCCGCAGACCACGACCCTCCTCAACTACCACCGCTCGCCCCACCGCCGCTCCGAAAACGGCGGCCCCGGCATGGGCGATTATCGCGGCGGCACCCACGGCCCCGAGCTGGTTCTCCCCGTGCCCGTGGGCACGATGGTGAAGACCCTCGACGGCGAGCTGCTCGCCGACCTGATCGAGCCCGGTAGCCGCTTTGTGGTGGCCGAGGGCGGCATCGGTGGCCTGGGTAATAACCAGCTCGCAAACTCCAAGCGCAAGGCCCCCGGCTTTGCCCTGCTGGGTACCCCGGGCCAGGAACTCGACGTGGTCCTTGAACTCAAGACCGTCGCCGATGTGGCGCTTGTGGGTTATCCCTCGGCCGGTAAGTCCAGCCTGATCGCGGCAATGTCCGCGGCCAAGCCGAAGATCGCCGATTACCCGTTCACGACCCTGCACCCCAACCTCGGCGTGGTGGACTCGGGCGATGTGCGCTATACCATCGCCGATGTGCCCGGATTGATCGAGGGCGCGAGCGAGGGTAAGGGCCTGGGCCTGGAATTCCTGCGTCACGTCGAGCGCTGCGCGGCCCTGCTGCACGTGCTCGACTGTGCCACGCTAGAGCCCGGCCGCGACCCGCTGACCGACCTGGACGTGATCCTCGGTGAGCTCGCCGCCTATCCGGTGCCCGAGGGACAGAAGCCCCTGCAGGAGCGCCCGCAGCTGATCGCACTGAATAAGATCGACGTGCCCGAGGGCCGCGAACTCGCCGAGTTTGTGAAGCCCGAGCTTGAGGCACGCGGCTATCGTGTCTTCCTGATCTCCTCGGTCAGCCGCGAGGGCCTGACCCAGCTCAATTATGCGCTGGCCGAGATCGTCGAGGAGTCCCGCGCCGAATACCTGGCCAAGGTCGAGGCGCAGCCGCGCATCATCCTGCGCCCGCGTGCCGTGGACCGCCGCGAGTTCTCGATCCGCGTCGAGGGTGGAAGCTATGGTGCTCTCTATCGCGTGCTGGGCGAAAAGCCCTTCCGCTGGGTGCAGCAGACGGACTTTAATAACGATGAGGCCGTGGGCTACCTGGCCGACCGGCTGAATAAGCTCGGTGTGGAGGACGGCCTGTTTAAGGCCGGCGCCGTGGGTGGCTCCGCCGTGATCATCGGCGAGGGCGAGGGTGTGGTCTTCGACTGGGAGCCCACCATGAGCTCCGCCGCCGAGATCATGTCGATGCCGCGTGGTACCGATACCCGTCTCGACGAGAAGAACCGGCCCACAAGCAAGCAGCGCCGCACCGAATATCTCGCAAAGATGGACGCCAAGGAGGCCGCACGCCAGGCCCAGCGCCGCGAGGGCGAGAGCGGATTCTGGGACGTGGACGCCGAGAACGAGGAGGAGGCCATCATGGCCGCCCGCCAGGCGGACGCGGATCGGGCCGCCGAGCGCGATACCGAATAG
- a CDS encoding sigma-70 family RNA polymerase sigma factor, whose protein sequence is MTQQPDAAERERLIRLAYRMLGSRVEAEDVVQEVLWELHRAVGVENPGGWLTTVTVRRSIDALRRRERERDYIGPWLPEPLLERRAPRGAAPGPAEAAERDDTLGYAFLVLAESLTPPQRAVTVLRALGSPHEEIARILGISPAASRQHARRAGVVLEAGRAGRPAGPAADAENERLLRAFLRAAREGDLAALEAVLHADVVSYNDGGGRVRAALNPIYGRPRVARFSAGVAALHATRRRVRFLRVNGRPGAVLTLSGGVHILSVEVREGAIFRVYDVLNPAKHGALACLPPRAGGAEGRG, encoded by the coding sequence ATGACCCAGCAGCCCGATGCCGCCGAGCGCGAGCGGCTTATCCGCCTCGCCTATCGTATGCTGGGCTCCCGCGTGGAGGCCGAGGACGTGGTGCAGGAGGTGCTGTGGGAGCTACACCGGGCGGTCGGGGTGGAAAACCCGGGCGGCTGGCTCACCACGGTCACGGTGCGCCGCTCGATCGACGCGCTGCGGCGGCGCGAGCGTGAACGCGACTATATCGGTCCGTGGCTTCCCGAGCCGCTGCTGGAGCGCCGCGCGCCGCGCGGGGCCGCCCCCGGGCCCGCGGAGGCCGCCGAGCGGGACGATACCCTCGGCTATGCGTTTTTGGTGCTGGCGGAGTCGCTCACGCCGCCGCAGCGGGCGGTCACGGTGCTGCGGGCGCTGGGTTCCCCGCACGAGGAGATCGCGCGCATCCTGGGGATCAGCCCCGCTGCCTCGCGTCAGCATGCGCGGCGCGCCGGTGTGGTCCTGGAGGCCGGGCGCGCGGGGCGGCCCGCGGGCCCGGCGGCCGATGCCGAAAACGAGCGGCTTCTGCGCGCCTTTTTACGCGCCGCCCGCGAGGGCGACCTCGCGGCCCTCGAGGCCGTACTGCACGCGGATGTGGTGTCCTATAACGACGGCGGCGGCCGGGTGCGTGCGGCCCTCAACCCGATATATGGCCGCCCCCGGGTGGCGCGGTTCAGTGCGGGGGTGGCCGCACTGCATGCCACCCGGCGCCGCGTGCGCTTCCTCCGGGTCAACGGCCGTCCGGGCGCGGTCCTCACGCTCTCGGGCGGCGTCCATATCCTGTCCGTGGAGGTGCGCGAGGGCGCGATTTTCCGGGTCTACGACGTGTTAAACCCGGCAAAACACGGCGCCCTCGCGTGCCTTCCGCCCCGCGCGGGCGGGGCGGAAGGCCGCGGTTAG
- the rsfS gene encoding ribosome silencing factor, translating to MTSELPVNEALQIAATAADDKGGIDILALDVSQPLPFVDAFLIVTGRNERNVIAIAGEIEDRLNEAGFKTKRREGRAGGRWVLVDFGGLVAHVFHEEERSYYDLEKLWKDCPEIPLDVLVAAESNESSEALPSA from the coding sequence ATGACTTCCGAACTCCCCGTAAACGAGGCGCTGCAGATCGCCGCGACGGCCGCCGACGATAAGGGCGGAATCGATATCCTCGCCCTGGACGTCTCGCAGCCGCTGCCGTTTGTTGACGCCTTCCTGATCGTCACCGGCCGCAATGAGCGTAACGTTATCGCCATCGCCGGTGAGATCGAGGACCGCCTCAACGAGGCGGGCTTTAAGACCAAGCGCCGCGAGGGTCGCGCCGGCGGACGCTGGGTCCTGGTGGACTTCGGTGGCCTCGTGGCACACGTATTCCACGAGGAGGAGCGCTCCTATTACGACCTCGAGAAGCTGTGGAAGGACTGCCCGGAGATTCCCCTGGACGTTCTGGTTGCGGCCGAGTCGAACGAGTCCTCCGAGGCGCTTCCCTCCGCCTAA
- a CDS encoding Ig-like domain repeat protein — protein MKTHTRAPGRESGPRARSRRGLALLAVLMMPLAGAGALAAPAAAVPVVPASMTQTALAQTVNVRAANGHFALMRGVVDPVRDRLYIADATSPSGAWLTVIDLKTGLSSLIALAGPSSASGVAVSPLDGTVYVTHNTLPPSAVSVVDPDATYTDAVRPPQVVLPQQNPERIQVGADGRVYILHGYDRIVNVLGASTGPDRLNLVQSLALPGGDGESGFIRDATGDRLLVADEPGRGLIVVDSSVNPAVLGARIDMSFGPHSIAVDPASGTILATNAADNTLNWLGATPWTGTAPVLRTETLGAFPDGAEPWSDQRAIVPRADGSVEVLTRVWPVTLNSFLSVVPPVVNAENPVRTLNLGRGPSDLIDDPRAGGARYVLTAGGLVHTLTDVTLTADASTRALGAAGEYRALVSRADGRPAAGLSVDFGNGLSAVTDAAGIARVPAPERTIGQHSFTATLALPALAPLSATATAEITRAQPVVTLGLDRAEVVAGESARATVSVTGVAEAAAGGTVRLLDAKNAVRGTATLSAGTASITVTGLTAGDTELRAEYLGDDSYLPGTSAPARILVSAPANPSLIPSVVSAAPGAEVRIELRDFLPGERVSVTLHSDPVLLGTVTMDERGAGVLIARIPTVTPGAHTIIAVGETSGRITRIPFTVESAALPAAVDAGPRPAGLAATGANLAGAGVLAALLLAAGVLTSMRVRRRG, from the coding sequence GTGAAAACACATACCCGCGCCCCCGGGCGGGAATCCGGGCCGAGGGCCCGATCGCGTCGGGGCCTCGCCCTGCTGGCCGTGCTGATGATGCCGCTGGCCGGAGCGGGCGCGCTGGCCGCACCCGCCGCGGCCGTCCCCGTGGTGCCGGCCTCCATGACCCAAACCGCGCTGGCCCAGACGGTTAACGTGCGCGCGGCGAACGGCCATTTTGCGCTCATGCGCGGCGTCGTGGATCCCGTCCGGGATCGCCTCTATATCGCCGATGCCACGAGCCCCTCGGGTGCCTGGCTGACCGTGATCGATTTGAAGACCGGCCTCTCCTCGCTGATCGCACTGGCGGGTCCGTCCTCCGCGAGCGGGGTGGCGGTGTCTCCTCTGGACGGAACCGTCTATGTGACTCATAACACCTTGCCGCCCTCGGCCGTTTCCGTGGTGGACCCGGACGCAACCTATACCGATGCGGTGCGGCCCCCGCAGGTTGTGCTGCCGCAGCAGAACCCCGAGCGTATCCAGGTCGGGGCGGATGGTCGGGTATATATCCTGCACGGCTATGACCGCATCGTGAACGTACTGGGTGCGTCCACCGGACCCGACCGCCTGAACCTCGTGCAGAGCCTCGCCCTGCCGGGAGGAGACGGCGAAAGCGGATTTATCCGCGATGCGACGGGCGATCGCCTGCTCGTCGCGGACGAGCCCGGCAGGGGCCTGATCGTGGTGGATAGCTCCGTGAATCCCGCCGTGCTGGGCGCACGCATCGACATGAGCTTTGGCCCGCACTCGATCGCGGTTGACCCCGCCTCCGGCACTATCCTCGCGACCAATGCCGCCGATAACACCCTGAACTGGCTGGGGGCCACCCCCTGGACCGGCACCGCGCCGGTGCTGCGCACCGAGACCCTCGGCGCGTTCCCGGACGGGGCCGAGCCCTGGTCTGACCAGAGGGCCATCGTGCCCCGCGCCGACGGGTCGGTGGAGGTCCTGACCCGGGTATGGCCCGTGACGCTGAACTCCTTCCTGTCCGTGGTGCCGCCGGTTGTAAACGCCGAGAACCCCGTGCGCACCCTGAACCTGGGCCGCGGGCCCAGCGACCTGATCGATGACCCGCGCGCCGGCGGGGCCCGCTATGTGCTTACCGCGGGTGGGCTGGTGCATACCCTGACCGATGTGACCCTCACCGCGGATGCCTCGACCCGGGCCCTGGGCGCGGCGGGCGAATACCGGGCGCTGGTATCCCGCGCCGATGGCCGCCCGGCCGCGGGACTGAGCGTGGACTTTGGTAACGGCCTGAGTGCCGTGACCGATGCCGCCGGGATCGCACGCGTGCCCGCGCCCGAGCGAACCATCGGGCAGCACTCCTTTACCGCCACGCTCGCCCTGCCCGCACTCGCGCCGCTGAGTGCCACCGCGACCGCCGAGATCACCCGCGCCCAGCCCGTGGTCACGCTGGGCCTGGATCGCGCCGAGGTGGTGGCCGGGGAATCGGCCCGGGCCACCGTGTCGGTCACGGGCGTCGCCGAGGCCGCCGCGGGCGGCACCGTGCGCCTCCTGGACGCAAAAAACGCCGTGCGTGGCACCGCTACCCTGAGTGCGGGAACCGCGAGCATCACCGTGACCGGGCTGACCGCGGGGGACACTGAGCTGCGCGCGGAATATCTCGGGGACGACTCCTATCTTCCCGGCACCTCAGCGCCGGCCCGGATCCTCGTGAGCGCCCCCGCCAACCCCAGCCTGATCCCGAGCGTGGTCTCGGCCGCGCCGGGCGCCGAGGTACGCATCGAGCTGCGTGATTTCCTGCCGGGCGAGCGCGTGAGCGTGACCCTGCACTCCGATCCGGTGCTGCTGGGTACCGTGACCATGGATGAGCGCGGGGCCGGCGTGCTGATCGCCCGCATCCCCACCGTGACGCCGGGGGCGCATACGATCATCGCCGTGGGGGAGACCTCGGGCCGGATCACCCGGATTCCCTTCACGGTGGAATCCGCGGCGCTCCCCGCCGCGGTTGACGCGGGACCGCGCCCCGCGGGCCTGGCCGCGACCGGCGCCAACCTGGCCGGGGCCGGTGTGCTGGCCGCGCTGCTGCTGGCCGCGGGTGTGCTCACCTCGATGCGGGTGCGCCGCCGCGGATAG
- the nadD gene encoding nicotinate-nucleotide adenylyltransferase: protein MKAAQRRPRIGVMGGTFDPIHHGHLVAASEVAQSYDLDEVVFVPTGQPWQKSRVTEGEHRYLMTVIATASNPRFTVSRVDLDREGPTYTIDTLRDLRRARPDSDLFFITGADAVAQILGWKDVDELWSLANFVAVTRPGHVLTEAVLPNKDVNVLEVPAMAISSTDCRSRVKNGLPVWYLVPDGVVQYISKHHLYRSNG, encoded by the coding sequence ATGAAGGCGGCGCAACGCCGGCCACGGATCGGGGTCATGGGTGGAACCTTTGACCCCATCCATCACGGTCACCTCGTGGCCGCGAGCGAGGTGGCACAATCCTATGACCTCGATGAGGTTGTTTTTGTGCCCACCGGCCAGCCCTGGCAGAAGAGCCGGGTCACCGAGGGTGAGCACCGTTATCTGATGACGGTGATTGCCACCGCCTCCAATCCCCGCTTCACGGTGAGCCGCGTGGACCTCGACCGCGAGGGCCCCACGTATACCATCGACACCCTGCGTGATCTGCGTCGCGCGCGTCCCGATTCCGATCTGTTTTTTATTACCGGGGCGGATGCCGTGGCGCAGATCCTCGGGTGGAAAGACGTGGACGAGCTGTGGTCGCTGGCAAATTTTGTGGCGGTGACCCGGCCGGGCCACGTGCTCACGGAGGCCGTGTTGCCCAATAAGGACGTTAATGTGCTTGAGGTTCCGGCGATGGCCATCTCCTCAACCGATTGCCGCAGCCGGGTAAAAAATGGATTACCGGTGTGGTACCTGGTGCCGGACGGTGTGGTTCAGTACATTAGCAAGCACCACCTATATCGGAGTAATGGATGA
- a CDS encoding glutamate-5-semialdehyde dehydrogenase, producing MTENTPAQIETVIHERLRASRDASRGLAIATGAARNAALEAIAAGIESGVERIVAANALDLEAGRRADIGAGLLDRLRLDEPRILALAAAVREIAALPDPIGQGVRASTLPNGIRLSQVRVPFGVVGAIYEARPNVTIDIAALAIKSGNAIVLRGGSAAENSNRVLVAILRDALVLAGFAADAITTVDDFGRDGATTLMAARGLVDVLIPRGSASLIQAVLTTAQVPVIETGAGVVHIYLDETARLDWATDIVENAKAQRPSVCNAVDTVLVHRAAAERVLPAVLGALTRAGVEIYGDEQTREIYPAARPATAETWDTEHMSLVVGVRVVDSLDGALEHIRAHSTGHTESIITESVSASERFLAEVDSAVVMVNASTRFTDGGEFGFGAEVGISTQKLHARGPMGLSELTSTKWIVRGDGQARK from the coding sequence ATGACCGAGAACACCCCCGCCCAGATCGAAACCGTCATCCACGAGCGCCTGCGGGCGAGCCGGGATGCCTCGCGGGGGTTGGCCATCGCCACCGGCGCCGCCCGAAACGCCGCGCTGGAGGCCATTGCCGCGGGCATCGAATCCGGCGTGGAGCGCATCGTCGCGGCCAATGCGCTGGATCTGGAGGCGGGGCGGCGCGCGGATATCGGCGCGGGCCTGCTCGACCGCCTGCGCCTCGACGAGCCGCGCATCCTCGCCCTCGCCGCGGCCGTGCGCGAGATTGCGGCGCTTCCCGATCCGATCGGCCAGGGTGTGCGCGCCAGCACGCTGCCCAATGGCATTCGGCTGTCCCAGGTGCGGGTGCCGTTTGGGGTGGTTGGTGCGATCTATGAGGCGCGCCCCAATGTGACCATCGATATCGCGGCGCTGGCCATTAAGAGCGGCAATGCCATCGTCTTGCGCGGCGGAAGTGCCGCCGAAAACTCCAACCGGGTGCTCGTGGCGATCCTGCGCGATGCGCTGGTCCTGGCGGGTTTTGCCGCCGATGCGATCACCACGGTGGACGATTTTGGCCGCGATGGCGCCACCACCCTGATGGCCGCACGCGGCCTCGTGGACGTGCTGATCCCGCGGGGGAGTGCCTCGCTCATTCAAGCCGTGCTCACGACCGCCCAGGTCCCCGTGATCGAGACCGGCGCGGGAGTGGTGCATATCTATCTGGACGAGACCGCGCGCCTGGACTGGGCCACCGATATCGTCGAAAACGCCAAGGCCCAGCGCCCGAGCGTCTGCAATGCCGTGGATACCGTGCTGGTGCATCGCGCCGCCGCCGAGCGGGTGCTCCCGGCCGTGCTGGGTGCGCTCACCCGCGCGGGCGTGGAGATTTACGGGGATGAGCAGACCCGGGAGATCTATCCCGCGGCACGCCCGGCCACCGCCGAGACCTGGGATACCGAGCATATGTCGCTGGTGGTCGGGGTGCGGGTTGTGGACTCGCTGGACGGCGCGCTGGAACATATTCGCGCGCACTCCACGGGACATACCGAGTCCATCATCACCGAGAGCGTCTCCGCCTCCGAGCGGTTCCTCGCCGAGGTGGACTCCGCGGTGGTTATGGTTAACGCCTCCACCCGCTTCACCGATGGCGGCGAGTTTGGCTTTGGCGCGGAGGTGGGGATCTCCACCCAGAAGCTGCACGCGCGCGGCCCGATGGGGCTTTCCGAGCTCACCAGTACCAAGTGGATCGTGCGTGGTGACGGACAGGCCAGGAAGTAG
- a CDS encoding carboxymuconolactone decarboxylase family protein, with protein sequence MTRLNIAQHSPAGYRAVAALDALLRDVLDPELLDLVKLRASQLNGCAFCVDMHGADLGALGVPVRKIIAVSAWREAGFFSPRERAALALTEEVTLLPGGVSAAVWAEAAGLYSEPELANLVLAIGTINLWNRIGVSTELTPPPLAG encoded by the coding sequence ATGACCCGATTAAATATTGCCCAGCACTCCCCCGCGGGCTATCGCGCGGTGGCCGCGCTGGACGCACTCCTGCGCGATGTTTTGGACCCCGAACTGCTCGACCTAGTGAAGCTGCGCGCCTCGCAGCTGAACGGGTGCGCATTCTGTGTGGATATGCACGGCGCGGATCTGGGCGCGCTGGGGGTTCCCGTGCGCAAGATTATCGCCGTATCCGCGTGGCGCGAGGCGGGCTTTTTTAGCCCGCGTGAGCGCGCCGCCCTCGCCCTCACCGAGGAGGTCACGCTGCTGCCCGGCGGGGTCTCCGCCGCGGTCTGGGCCGAGGCGGCGGGGCTGTATAGCGAGCCCGAGCTGGCCAATCTGGTGCTCGCGATCGGCACGATCAACCTGTGGAATCGGATCGGCGTGAGCACCGAGCTCACGCCGCCGCCACTCGCGGGCTAA
- the rpmA gene encoding 50S ribosomal protein L27 translates to MAHKKGASSTRNGRDSNAQRLGVKRFGGQTVNAGEILVRQRGTHFHPGVNVGRGGDDTLFALAAGAVEFGAKGGRKVVNIVAVDA, encoded by the coding sequence ATGGCACATAAGAAAGGTGCGAGTTCTACTCGCAACGGTCGTGATTCCAATGCTCAGCGCCTCGGCGTAAAGCGTTTCGGCGGCCAGACCGTCAACGCTGGTGAGATCCTTGTCCGTCAGCGCGGCACCCACTTCCACCCCGGTGTGAACGTGGGCCGTGGTGGCGACGACACCCTCTTCGCCCTCGCCGCCGGTGCGGTTGAGTTCGGCGCAAAGGGCGGCCGCAAGGTCGTTAACATCGTGGCGGTCGACGCCTAA
- the rplU gene encoding 50S ribosomal protein L21, producing MVYAVVRAGGRQEKVEVGTIVTVNRIKGDKDGNVQLAPVLLVDGDKITSDAKSLEKVSVTAEVLNDLRGPKIVIQKFKNKTGYKKRQGHRQELTRLKITGIK from the coding sequence GTGGTTTACGCAGTAGTACGCGCCGGTGGCCGGCAGGAAAAGGTTGAGGTCGGCACGATTGTCACCGTCAACCGCATCAAGGGCGACAAGGACGGAAACGTGCAGCTTGCACCGGTCCTCCTCGTAGACGGTGACAAGATCACCTCCGACGCCAAGTCGCTCGAGAAGGTCTCCGTGACCGCCGAGGTCCTGAACGACCTCCGTGGCCCGAAGATCGTCATCCAGAAGTTCAAGAACAAGACCGGTTATAAGAAGCGTCAGGGCCACCGCCAGGAGCTCACGCGCCTCAAGATCACCGGTATCAAGTAG
- the proB gene encoding glutamate 5-kinase, which yields MILARQSEITTAQRLVVKVGSSSVSGENVGQIETLVDALAAAHARGTQVVLVSSGAIATGIPFLRLEKRPTDLATQQAAAAVGQNVLINRYQGSLDRHGITAGQVLLTAGDLSLDAHRLNAQRAMDRLLNLRILPIVNENDTVATHEIRFGDNDNLAARVATLIGADALVLLSDIESLYTRPPGEPGAEPIRHVPYGAELTGVKFGEPGVSGLGTGGAATKASAARHAAEHGAATLITSTANVAAALAGDSVGTWFDANPAA from the coding sequence ATGATCCTGGCCCGCCAGAGCGAAATCACCACAGCCCAGCGCCTCGTGGTGAAGGTGGGGTCCTCCTCCGTGAGCGGGGAGAACGTGGGACAGATCGAGACCCTCGTGGACGCGCTGGCCGCCGCGCATGCCCGCGGCACCCAGGTGGTGCTGGTGTCCTCGGGTGCAATTGCCACGGGCATTCCGTTCCTGCGGCTGGAGAAGCGACCCACGGACCTGGCCACCCAGCAGGCGGCCGCCGCCGTGGGGCAGAACGTGCTGATTAACCGCTATCAGGGCAGCCTGGATCGGCACGGGATCACCGCCGGTCAGGTGCTGCTGACCGCGGGGGACCTGAGCCTGGACGCGCACAGATTAAACGCGCAGCGCGCGATGGATCGCCTCCTGAACCTGCGCATCCTGCCGATCGTGAACGAAAACGATACGGTGGCCACCCACGAGATCCGCTTCGGTGATAACGATAATCTGGCGGCCCGCGTGGCCACGCTGATCGGCGCGGATGCGCTGGTTTTGCTCTCCGATATCGAGTCGCTATATACCCGCCCCCCGGGGGAGCCCGGCGCGGAACCCATCCGCCATGTGCCCTATGGTGCAGAACTCACGGGCGTAAAATTTGGCGAGCCCGGCGTCTCCGGGCTGGGCACCGGCGGGGCCGCCACCAAGGCCTCCGCGGCCCGGCATGCGGCCGAGCACGGGGCGGCCACCCTGATCACCTCCACGGCCAATGTGGCGGCCGCGCTTGCGGGCGATTCCGTGGGCACGTGGTTCGACGCCAACCCCGCCGCGTAA